Proteins from a genomic interval of Gluconacetobacter diazotrophicus PA1 5:
- the aroQ gene encoding type II 3-dehydroquinate dehydratase, protein MVRPLIAVLNGPNLNMLGLRQPEVYGRATLDDVEQICIQAAERLDVAIDFRQTNGEGELVSWVQECRNRARGIVINPAAYGHTSIALLDALLAVDLPVVEIHISNIHRREEFRHHTYCSRAAVGVICGLGVRGYALALQAMTDMILDEDDR, encoded by the coding sequence ATGGTGCGCCCCCTGATCGCCGTCCTGAACGGACCCAACCTCAACATGCTCGGACTGCGCCAGCCCGAAGTCTATGGTCGCGCGACCCTGGACGACGTGGAGCAGATCTGCATCCAGGCCGCCGAGCGCCTGGATGTCGCCATCGACTTCCGCCAGACCAACGGCGAGGGCGAGCTGGTGTCGTGGGTTCAGGAATGCCGCAACCGCGCGCGGGGGATCGTGATCAATCCGGCCGCCTACGGCCACACTTCCATCGCCCTGCTCGACGCGCTGCTGGCGGTCGATCTGCCGGTGGTCGAAATCCATATTTCCAACATTCATCGACGTGAGGAGTTCCGCCACCATACCTATTGCTCCCGTGCCGCCGTGGGCGTCATCTGCGGCCTGGGAGTACGCGGCTATGCTTTGGCGCTTCAGGCGATGACAGACATGATTCTGGACGAGGACGATCGATGA
- a CDS encoding septal ring lytic transglycosylase RlpA family protein has translation MKQDRNERRIRSGSQALMALACLFAFASTACGREVTAGAETVPASASPDISSAVGDDGHPPTAWAASVRAALARRSQHLMHVGRSALSWSEQGVASWYGHLRRVRPTSSGRAFDPRALTAAHPTLPMGTRVLVRSEDTGRSVVVTVNDRGPFLGSRIIDLSPAAAARLGMLNAGTAHVVLQPAPVTEVAQAESTDTSADAIAAAAPGAPRRVAHHAGR, from the coding sequence TTGAAACAGGACCGGAATGAGCGACGGATACGATCCGGCAGCCAGGCGCTGATGGCGCTGGCCTGCCTGTTCGCCTTCGCCTCGACCGCCTGTGGCCGCGAAGTGACAGCGGGCGCGGAAACGGTGCCGGCCTCCGCGTCCCCCGATATCTCCTCCGCCGTGGGTGACGACGGCCATCCGCCCACCGCCTGGGCGGCCTCGGTCCGCGCGGCGCTGGCGCGGCGGTCACAGCACCTGATGCATGTCGGCCGTTCCGCCCTGTCCTGGTCCGAACAGGGGGTGGCCAGTTGGTACGGCCACCTGCGCCGGGTCCGTCCCACCTCGTCGGGCCGTGCGTTCGACCCCCGGGCGCTGACGGCGGCGCATCCCACCCTGCCGATGGGCACGCGCGTGCTGGTCCGCTCGGAGGATACCGGTCGTTCGGTGGTGGTGACGGTGAACGATCGCGGCCCCTTCCTGGGCAGCCGCATCATCGACCTCTCGCCCGCCGCCGCGGCGCGGCTGGGCATGCTGAATGCGGGCACCGCCCATGTCGTGCTGCAGCCCGCCCCGGTCACCGAAGTGGCGCAGGCCGAATCCACGGATACCAGCGCCGACGCAATCGCCGCCGCCGCGCCGGGCGCGCCCCGTCGCGTCGCGCATCACGCCGGGCGCTGA
- a CDS encoding YihY/virulence factor BrkB family protein, which translates to MQANSHFSPAGNGPTPCPFPSRSMLRQMWKPVLGRMARNLSSDQITLAAAGCAFYATLSLFPAISTLISIYGLMFDPDTVEPQMDVLRHLLPPSAFTLIDERIHTLVAEPHSSLTLNLILSTTITLWSASAATRSIISAVNIAYDTRETRGFVQFHLMALGMTLCAICGAVLTLSVLVALPVLIDFVPARLGLAPPPWSVELLVQTGGPALMLLFVLAACSLLYRFSPNRRIVHWICILPGSCTATLIWIVSSIGFSYYVSTIASYNATYGPLGAVVATMMWFFVTAYVILLGAELNAGLEAEMELRPSEGDAGQRPRPGE; encoded by the coding sequence ATGCAGGCCAACAGCCACTTCTCCCCGGCCGGTAACGGCCCCACCCCGTGCCCCTTTCCCTCGCGGTCCATGTTGCGGCAGATGTGGAAGCCGGTTCTGGGCCGGATGGCGCGCAATCTGTCGTCCGACCAGATCACCCTGGCGGCGGCAGGATGCGCCTTCTATGCCACCCTGTCACTGTTTCCGGCGATCAGCACCCTGATTTCGATCTACGGACTGATGTTCGACCCCGATACGGTCGAGCCGCAGATGGACGTGCTGCGCCATCTGCTGCCGCCCTCGGCCTTCACCCTGATCGACGAGCGCATCCATACCCTGGTGGCTGAGCCGCATTCGTCGCTGACGCTGAACCTGATCCTGTCCACCACCATCACGCTGTGGTCGGCGTCGGCGGCGACGCGGTCGATCATCTCGGCCGTCAATATCGCCTATGACACGCGCGAGACGCGCGGGTTCGTGCAGTTCCACCTGATGGCGCTGGGCATGACCCTGTGCGCGATCTGCGGTGCCGTCCTGACCCTGAGCGTGCTGGTGGCGCTGCCGGTCCTGATCGATTTCGTCCCGGCGCGGCTGGGCCTGGCCCCGCCGCCCTGGTCGGTCGAACTGCTGGTGCAGACGGGCGGCCCAGCGCTGATGCTGCTGTTCGTGCTGGCCGCGTGCTCGCTGCTCTACCGTTTCAGCCCCAATCGCAGGATCGTACACTGGATCTGCATCCTGCCGGGGTCCTGCACCGCCACGCTGATCTGGATCGTCTCGTCCATCGGGTTCTCGTACTACGTCAGCACGATCGCCAGCTACAACGCCACCTATGGCCCGCTGGGCGCGGTGGTCGCGACGATGATGTGGTTCTTCGTCACCGCCTACGTCATCCTGCTGGGCGCCGAACTGAATGCCGGGCTGGAGGCGGAGATGGAACTGCGCCCGAGCGAGGGCGATGCCGGGCAGCGCCCCAGGCCAGGCGAGTGA
- a CDS encoding type III PLP-dependent enzyme, with product MTPKIARFLAEQAPATPCLVVDVDRVEARYQSLRAALPLARIYYAVKANPAPAILRRLVSLGSAFDAASWEEIRLCLAAGAAGADISFGNTVKKASAIAQAHQAGVTMFAFDSIEELEKLARHAPGSRVYCRLIVENEGAEWPLSRKFGTTLDSARDLMLRARDMGLDPYGLSFHVGSQQTSTDAYEAAIARVGMLFTDLAAAGLNLRMVNLGGGFPIRYREDVPEIDRFAVAISHAMTEHFGNDLPEMIVEPGRFIVGDAGVVSSEVVLVTRRGQQDGPRWVYLDIGRFGGLAETEGESIRYGIRTPHDGSPAGRVAIAGPTCDGADIMYEKAPYALPLDLACGDRIELLSTGAYVSTYCSTSFNGFAPLTEHYI from the coding sequence ATGACTCCCAAGATCGCCCGTTTTCTGGCCGAACAGGCCCCTGCCACGCCTTGCCTCGTCGTCGACGTCGATCGTGTCGAGGCCCGCTATCAGTCGCTGCGCGCGGCGCTGCCGCTGGCGCGCATCTATTATGCCGTGAAGGCCAATCCGGCGCCGGCCATCCTGCGCCGGCTGGTGTCCCTCGGCTCGGCGTTCGACGCCGCGTCGTGGGAGGAAATCCGCCTTTGCCTCGCGGCCGGGGCCGCCGGGGCGGACATCTCGTTCGGCAACACGGTCAAGAAGGCATCCGCGATCGCCCAGGCCCACCAGGCCGGGGTGACCATGTTCGCCTTCGACAGCATCGAGGAACTGGAAAAGCTGGCGCGTCACGCCCCCGGTTCGCGCGTCTATTGCCGCCTGATCGTCGAGAACGAGGGCGCGGAATGGCCGCTGTCGCGCAAGTTCGGCACCACGCTGGACAGCGCGCGCGACCTGATGCTGCGCGCCCGCGACATGGGGCTGGACCCGTACGGCCTGTCGTTCCATGTCGGCAGCCAGCAGACCAGCACCGATGCGTACGAGGCCGCGATCGCGCGGGTGGGCATGCTGTTCACCGACCTGGCCGCGGCCGGTCTGAACCTGCGCATGGTCAATCTGGGCGGCGGCTTCCCGATCCGCTACCGCGAGGACGTGCCCGAGATCGACCGGTTCGCGGTGGCGATCAGCCACGCGATGACCGAGCATTTCGGCAATGACCTGCCGGAAATGATCGTCGAGCCCGGGCGCTTCATCGTCGGCGATGCCGGCGTGGTGTCGTCGGAGGTCGTGCTGGTCACGCGGCGCGGGCAGCAGGACGGGCCACGCTGGGTCTATCTGGATATCGGCCGCTTCGGCGGGCTGGCGGAGACCGAGGGCGAATCCATCCGCTACGGCATCCGCACGCCCCATGACGGATCGCCCGCCGGGCGGGTGGCCATCGCCGGCCCGACCTGCGACGGTGCCGACATCATGTACGAAAAGGCGCCCTACGCCCTGCCGCTGGACCTGGCCTGCGGCGACCGGATCGAATTGCTGTCGACCGGGGCCTATGTCTCGACCTACTGCTCGACCAGCTTCAACGGCTTCGCCCCGCTGACTGAGCATTATATCTGA
- the ccmB gene encoding heme exporter protein CcmB: MNASIPALLAAVIGRDLRLALRHGADTLGAVLFFILAGALFPLALGPSPELLRRMAPGIVWVCALLAALLPLDRLFGSELEDGSLDQLMLSGLPPALVALAKMVAHWLTTGLPLLVAAGPLAIMLGLPLPVLPILLGGLALGTIVLSLIGGMAASVVLGARRGGVLLPLLVLPLATPALIFGAAALDAAQTGLSWTPDLELLGAFLAGALPLCPLAAGAGLRAAVE, translated from the coding sequence ATGAACGCGTCGATTCCCGCCCTGCTGGCCGCCGTCATCGGGCGCGACCTGCGGCTGGCGCTGCGTCACGGGGCCGACACGCTGGGTGCCGTGCTGTTCTTCATCCTGGCGGGGGCGCTGTTTCCCCTGGCGCTGGGCCCGTCGCCCGAACTGCTGCGCCGGATGGCGCCGGGCATCGTCTGGGTCTGCGCCCTGCTGGCCGCCCTGCTGCCGCTGGACCGCCTGTTCGGGTCCGAACTGGAAGACGGGTCGCTGGACCAGTTGATGCTGTCGGGCCTGCCGCCCGCCCTGGTCGCGCTGGCCAAGATGGTGGCGCACTGGCTGACCACCGGCCTGCCGCTTCTGGTCGCGGCGGGGCCGCTGGCCATCATGCTGGGACTGCCGCTGCCGGTCCTGCCGATCCTGCTGGGGGGGCTGGCGCTGGGCACGATCGTGCTGTCGCTGATCGGCGGCATGGCGGCATCCGTGGTGCTGGGCGCGCGGCGCGGCGGCGTGCTGCTGCCGCTGCTGGTGCTGCCGCTGGCAACCCCCGCGCTGATCTTCGGCGCGGCGGCGCTGGACGCGGCGCAGACCGGCCTGTCCTGGACGCCGGACCTGGAATTGCTGGGCGCCTTCCTGGCCGGGGCACTGCCGCTGTGCCCGCTGGCAGCGGGGGCCGGGTTGCGCGCGGCGGTCGAGTAG
- the ccmA gene encoding heme ABC exporter ATP-binding protein CcmA has protein sequence MAIPAFPASASPLLDVENISVFRGERLVLDGVGLRLDAGDALLLTGPNGAGKSTLLRVLAGLRKPEGGHVLWAGIDALSDRTAHAARIAYLGHQDALKPGLTLRENLFLAARAGGSDPDRAMAALDLSGLADLPARLLSAGQKRRAALARVVLAQAPLWLLDEPSLGLDSMAIGLLETLFQTHREAGGIVIATTHVPLPLPDAKTLVLPGATEPAPDFGMESGFDSHADHSHADHWA, from the coding sequence ATCGCCATCCCTGCCTTTCCCGCCTCGGCCAGCCCGCTGCTGGATGTCGAAAATATCTCGGTTTTCCGCGGGGAACGGCTGGTTCTCGACGGCGTCGGGCTGCGGCTGGACGCGGGTGACGCGCTGCTGCTGACGGGGCCGAACGGGGCGGGAAAGTCCACGTTGCTGCGCGTGCTGGCAGGGCTGCGCAAACCGGAAGGCGGCCATGTGCTGTGGGCAGGGATCGATGCGCTGTCGGACCGGACGGCCCATGCCGCGCGCATTGCGTATCTGGGCCATCAGGACGCGCTGAAACCCGGCCTGACCCTGCGCGAAAACCTGTTCCTGGCCGCGCGGGCGGGCGGGTCCGATCCCGATCGGGCCATGGCGGCGCTGGATCTTTCGGGTTTGGCCGACCTGCCCGCCCGCCTGCTGTCCGCCGGGCAGAAACGGCGGGCCGCGCTGGCGCGGGTGGTGCTGGCGCAGGCGCCGCTATGGCTGCTGGACGAACCCAGCCTGGGGCTGGACAGCATGGCGATCGGCCTGCTGGAGACGCTGTTTCAGACCCATCGGGAGGCTGGCGGAATCGTGATTGCAACCACCCATGTTCCCCTGCCGCTGCCGGACGCGAAAACCCTGGTCCTGCCCGGCGCGACCGAACCGGCGCCGGATTTTGGGATGGAATCAGGATTCGATTCCCATGCGGACCACTCCCACGCGGACCACTGGGCATGA
- the acnA gene encoding aconitate hydratase AcnA yields the protein MKSVGHDSIKTGRSLHVDGKTYHYFSIPEAEKTIGDVSRLPVSLKVLLENILRFEDGRSYSVDDARAIAAWLPKGASTKEVPFKPARILMQDFTGVPAVVDLAAMRDGILKLKGDPQKVNPLVPVNLVIDHSVMVDVAGTPDALQKNVTIEFERNGERYAFLRWGQEAFENFSVVPPGTGICHQVNLEYIAQAVWTAHVDGKDYAYPDTLYGTDSHTTMVNGMGVLGWGVGGIEAEAAMLGQPIAMLIPDVIGFKLVGKLPEGATATDLVLTVTQMLRKKGVVGKFVEFFGPALDHLPVADRATIANMAPEYGATCGFFPVDELTLHYLRQTGRDEHRIKLTEEYLKAQGMFRTAESPEPVFTDTLELDLSTVVPSLAGPKRPQDRVPLTNATSAFETELTGGLGVPAADAHKKAKVAGTNYEIGHGDVVIAAITSCTNTSNPAVLIAAGLVAKKARALGLKPKPWVKTSLAPGSQVVTDYLNRAGLTEELDAMGFNTVGYGCTTCIGNSGPLEDHIVDAIEGNKLVAVSVLSGNRNFEGRISPNVRANYLASPPLVVAYSLLGTMREDITTAPLGTSKDGKPVYLKDIWPTNKEIAELIGSSITREEFIKRYSQISKGTKEWQALKVATGSETYKWDPSSTYVQDPPYFQEITPEPKPKGDIVGARVLALLGDNITTDHISPAGAIKESSPAGVYLKEHQVSKADFNSYGSRRGNDRIMVRGTFANIRIKNEMLPGTEGGLSKHFPDGKEGSIYDVAMEYKKEGVPLVVFGGKEYGMGSSRDWAAKGTLLLGVRAVVAESFERIHRSNLVGMGVLPLLFKDGVTRKTLGLKGDEKIDIHGLDKITPRMTLTMTITRADGSKEDVPLLCRVDTLDEVEYYRHGGILQYVLRGMTKAA from the coding sequence ATGAAGTCGGTTGGGCACGATTCAATCAAGACAGGCCGTTCGCTGCATGTGGACGGCAAGACGTACCATTATTTCTCGATTCCTGAAGCGGAGAAGACGATCGGCGACGTCAGTCGTCTTCCGGTCAGCCTGAAGGTGCTGCTGGAAAATATCCTGCGCTTCGAGGATGGACGCTCCTACAGCGTCGACGACGCCCGCGCGATCGCGGCATGGCTGCCCAAGGGCGCCAGCACGAAGGAAGTTCCCTTCAAGCCCGCGCGCATCCTGATGCAGGATTTCACGGGCGTTCCCGCCGTCGTCGACCTGGCGGCGATGCGTGACGGCATCCTGAAGCTGAAGGGCGACCCGCAGAAGGTGAACCCGCTGGTTCCCGTCAACCTGGTCATCGATCACTCGGTGATGGTGGACGTGGCCGGCACGCCGGACGCGCTGCAGAAGAACGTCACGATCGAATTCGAACGCAATGGCGAGCGCTATGCCTTCCTGCGCTGGGGCCAGGAAGCGTTCGAGAACTTCTCGGTCGTGCCGCCGGGCACGGGCATCTGCCACCAGGTGAACCTGGAATACATCGCCCAGGCGGTGTGGACGGCGCATGTCGACGGCAAGGATTATGCCTACCCCGACACCCTGTACGGCACCGACAGCCACACCACGATGGTGAACGGCATGGGCGTGCTGGGCTGGGGCGTCGGCGGGATCGAGGCCGAGGCCGCGATGCTGGGCCAGCCGATCGCGATGCTGATCCCCGATGTCATCGGCTTCAAGTTGGTCGGCAAGCTGCCGGAAGGCGCGACCGCGACCGACCTGGTGCTGACGGTCACGCAGATGCTGCGCAAGAAGGGCGTGGTCGGCAAGTTCGTCGAATTCTTCGGCCCGGCGCTGGATCACCTGCCGGTCGCCGACCGTGCGACGATCGCCAACATGGCCCCGGAATACGGCGCGACCTGCGGCTTCTTCCCGGTGGACGAGCTGACGCTGCATTACCTGCGCCAGACCGGCCGTGACGAACACCGCATCAAGCTGACCGAGGAATACCTGAAGGCCCAGGGCATGTTCCGCACCGCGGAATCGCCCGAGCCGGTGTTCACCGACACGCTGGAACTGGACCTGTCGACCGTCGTGCCGTCGCTGGCCGGCCCGAAGCGCCCGCAGGACCGCGTGCCGCTGACCAACGCGACCTCGGCGTTCGAGACCGAGCTGACGGGCGGCCTGGGCGTTCCCGCCGCCGACGCGCACAAGAAGGCGAAAGTCGCCGGCACGAACTACGAAATCGGCCACGGTGACGTGGTGATCGCCGCCATCACGTCCTGCACCAACACCTCCAACCCGGCGGTGCTGATCGCGGCCGGCCTGGTGGCGAAGAAGGCGCGGGCCCTGGGCCTGAAGCCGAAGCCGTGGGTGAAGACGTCGCTGGCCCCCGGGTCGCAGGTCGTCACAGACTACCTGAACCGCGCCGGCCTGACGGAAGAGCTGGATGCGATGGGCTTCAACACCGTCGGCTATGGCTGCACGACCTGCATCGGCAATTCCGGCCCGCTGGAAGATCACATCGTCGATGCGATCGAAGGCAACAAGCTGGTCGCCGTGTCGGTCCTGTCGGGCAACCGCAATTTCGAGGGCCGTATTTCCCCGAACGTGCGGGCCAACTACCTGGCCAGCCCGCCGCTGGTGGTCGCGTACTCGCTGCTGGGCACGATGCGCGAGGACATCACCACCGCGCCGCTCGGCACCTCGAAGGACGGCAAGCCGGTCTATCTGAAGGACATCTGGCCGACCAACAAGGAAATCGCCGAACTGATCGGCTCCTCCATCACCCGTGAGGAGTTCATCAAGCGCTACAGCCAGATCAGCAAGGGCACCAAGGAATGGCAGGCCCTGAAGGTCGCGACCGGGTCCGAGACCTACAAGTGGGATCCGAGCTCGACCTACGTGCAGGACCCGCCGTACTTCCAGGAGATCACCCCCGAGCCGAAGCCGAAGGGTGACATCGTGGGGGCCCGCGTGCTGGCGCTGCTGGGCGACAACATCACTACCGACCACATCTCGCCGGCCGGTGCGATCAAGGAAAGCTCGCCCGCGGGCGTCTACCTGAAGGAACATCAGGTTTCCAAGGCGGACTTCAACTCCTACGGCTCGCGTCGCGGCAACGACCGGATCATGGTGCGCGGCACCTTCGCGAACATCCGCATCAAGAACGAGATGCTGCCGGGCACCGAAGGGGGCCTGTCCAAGCACTTCCCCGACGGGAAGGAAGGCTCGATCTACGACGTCGCGATGGAATACAAGAAGGAGGGCGTACCCCTGGTCGTCTTCGGCGGCAAGGAATACGGCATGGGCTCGTCGCGCGACTGGGCGGCGAAGGGCACCCTGCTGCTGGGCGTCCGCGCCGTCGTGGCCGAAAGCTTCGAGCGCATCCATCGCTCCAACCTGGTCGGCATGGGCGTCCTGCCCCTGCTGTTCAAGGACGGCGTGACGCGCAAGACGCTGGGCCTGAAGGGTGACGAAAAGATCGACATCCATGGTCTGGACAAGATCACGCCGCGCATGACGCTGACGATGACGATCACCCGCGCCGACGGCTCGAAGGAAGACGTGCCCCTGCTCTGCCGCGTCGATACGCTGGACGAGGTCGAGTATTACCGGCATGGTGGCATCCTGCAGTATGTCTTGCGCGGGATGACCAAAGCTGCCTGA
- a CDS encoding amino acid ABC transporter ATP-binding protein, whose product MSGAGPGSPGPAFFADPVVRAERIRKVFDGQDVLRGISLSVTRGELVSIIGPSGCGKSTFLRCLNFLEIPDSGSVSIADVTIARTSPRWTRADEDAAHRLRAHVGMVFQSFNLFPHRTVLDNVMLAPVRVKHVKPDIARADALALLDKVGLAAIATRYPDTLSGGQQQRAAIARALAMRPDVMLYDEPTSALDPELAEEVLSVMRALDAEGMTQIVVTHDMRFARAASDRVVFMDGGEIVEIDDPDTLYVAPKDARTRRFLRSML is encoded by the coding sequence ATGTCTGGCGCCGGCCCGGGTTCTCCCGGGCCGGCGTTTTTTGCCGACCCGGTCGTGCGGGCCGAGCGCATCCGCAAGGTCTTCGACGGGCAGGATGTCCTGCGCGGCATTTCGCTCAGCGTGACGCGCGGCGAACTGGTGTCGATCATCGGGCCGTCCGGCTGCGGCAAATCGACCTTCCTGCGCTGCCTCAATTTTCTTGAAATTCCCGATTCCGGTTCGGTCTCGATCGCGGACGTGACCATCGCGCGCACCAGCCCCCGCTGGACCCGCGCGGACGAGGACGCGGCCCATCGCCTGCGGGCGCATGTTGGCATGGTGTTCCAGTCCTTCAACCTGTTTCCCCACCGCACCGTGCTGGACAACGTCATGCTGGCGCCCGTCCGCGTGAAGCACGTGAAGCCCGACATCGCCCGGGCCGATGCCCTGGCCCTGCTGGACAAGGTCGGCCTGGCCGCGATCGCCACCCGTTACCCGGACACGCTCTCGGGCGGCCAGCAGCAGCGCGCCGCCATCGCCCGCGCGCTGGCGATGCGCCCCGACGTGATGCTGTATGACGAACCGACCTCGGCCCTCGATCCCGAACTGGCCGAGGAAGTCCTGTCGGTGATGCGCGCCCTGGACGCGGAAGGCATGACCCAGATCGTGGTGACGCACGACATGCGCTTCGCCCGGGCGGCGTCCGACCGCGTCGTGTTCATGGATGGCGGCGAAATCGTCGAAATCGACGATCCCGACACGCTCTATGTCGCCCCGAAGGATGCGCGCACCCGCCGGTTTCTCAGGTCCATGTTATGA